Sequence from the Paenibacillus riograndensis SBR5 genome:
GATGGAATACGTCACCGTAGGTCATGCCGCCCACCCATTCCAGGTCGAACACATTTTCCTTCTCCTGAATGTAGGAGGCCAAACGCTCCATGCCGTAAGTGATTTCGACAGCCACCGGACTGGTCTCAATGCCGCCGACCTGCTGGAAATACGTAAATTGTGTGATTTCCATACCATCCAGCCATACTTCCCAGCCGAGGCCCGCGCAGCCCAGCGAAGGGTTCTCCCAGTTGTCTTCAACAAAACGGATGTCATGCAAAAGCGGATCTACGCCAAGCGCCTTCAGACTATCCAGATACAGCTCTTGAATATTGTCCGGCGATGGCTTGATAATCACCTGGAACTGGTGATGCTGATACAGGCGGTTCGGGTTCTCTCCGTAACGTCCGTCCGAGGGACGGCGTGAAGGCTCCACATAAGCTACCTTCCACGGCTCCGGTCCGAGCGAACGCAGGAAGGTCATGGGGTTCATGGTTCCTGCCCCTTTTTCCGTGTCATACGGCTGAACGAGAATACAGTTCTGGGCAGACCAGAACTGCTGCAGCGTCAAAATCATCTGCTGAAAATTCATACTACCGACTCCTTCGCTTCACAAGTTTAACTGCGCCTCTTGCCATGGTTCATCTTGCCTGCTGTCGATGGAGGCGGCACTCTTCTATCCTTGCGGTGTCTCACATGAGATCCTTATTGCCGACCACAAGGCAAAAAAGCTCCCGCCCCCATGCCTGATATACAGACATAGGGACGAGAGCCTGAAATATACTCCCGCGGTTCCACCCTACTTGATCTCATCAATAAATGACGAAATCCACTTTCATTCGCCGCTTTCGCACTCCCGGGTGCCATGTTCATGAACGTTGTCCTGCCAGGCTTCCACTCTCCCCGGCTCGCTTAAGGGCAATACTGTTCATTACTTTCCCGATCACTGCACGTTTCTCCATCTTAGGAGCTATAACGGCATATTTATAACAAGAAACTGAACCTATAGTAACGGATTTTTGGCGTTTCGTCAAATATTGTATTTATCAAGCTGGTCGAGAAAATTCTGCGACTTCAGCTTCAGCCCCAGCTGATGGTCCATAAAGGCCCGCATGATCTTTTTGAGTTCAGCACGGGTGCCTTCCTTCACATTCACATTGCCAAGCCGTGTGAGATCAAGTGCAGCGAACAAGCGCAGCAGCTTGAGTGCGCGGGGAGAAATCTCCATTGCAGGAGGATCATTATGCCTGCAGCTGCGGCAGAGCACGCCCCCGAGGCGGGGGCTTACCCGCAGTTCCTCATCCGGCTTGTCCAGACCGCAAACAATGCAGTTGTCCAGCTGCGGACCGTACCCTGCCGCCTGCAGAATTTTCATCTCAAAGACATTTATAATGATGCCGGGCTCCTTGTCTTCCTCTAGCGCATTGAGACAGGCTGTGAGCTGGCGGAACCAAAAACTGCCGGTCTCCTCATCATGAAGCACACGGTCAAGCAGCTCACAGGCGTATGAAGCATAAGCGGCTTTGACCAGATCCTCCCGCAGCGGATGATGGGACTTCGTAATTTCACCAGCATTCAGTGTTCCGAGCCCCCCGTTGTTGCGGAAAAACACATATTCCCCGGCAGTGAACAGCTGGATCAGGGCAGCATGGCGGCTTTTAACCTTTTTGGCCCCGCGTACGAGGACGCCTACTTTGCCGGCGTTTTCGGTGCAAAGCGTAATAATCGCGTTCCCCTCGCCGTAGTCCATGCTGCGGATGACGATCCCTTCCACCCTGTATAGCATGCCTCTTCCCCCAACCATTCGGCAAGCAACCAGTCCTTATTGCGCTTCTTCATCCAGGACCTTCTCTTCCTCCGCAGGCAGCTCCAGGCTGCCCTCAAGCGGATCTGCAGCTTGTTTGTACAGCAGATATGCATCGACATCCCCAGTCATTGCAAAATACTTCCACGAAAAGTCTCGCATTCGTATTCATCCTTTCTTCGGAAACACGATGTCTCTTCAGAAATAGGATGTGCGATAGGCCAGGATCTATCCTTGCAATTCCTGCCAGAAAGCTGCAAATGCAGAGGTTAAAGGTCTTTGTGGAAGCCCAAATCACGCAGAACGCGTTCCTGATTGCGCCAGTCTTTTTTCACTTTTACCCATAATTCCAGAAAAATCTTCGAACCCAGCAGGTTCTCGATATCGGTACGGGCCCGTCTGCCGACTTCCTTCAGCATCGCCCCCTGCTTGCCGATAATAATCCCCTTCTGGGAATCGCGCTCGACAAAAATAACGGCCGACACATGCACAACCCCATTGGATTCGACACGCATGTCCTCGATGGCTACCGCAATGGAATGCGGCACCTCCTCGCGGGTCAAATGCAGGATTTTCTCGCGGATCAGCTCTGCACAGACGAACTGCTCCGGATGGTCGGTAATCTGATCTTCAGGATAATACTGCGGGCCTTCAGGCAGGTATTTCACTACCTGATCCAGCAGTGTATTTACATTGCTGCCAAGCTTGGCGGAAATCGGTACGATTTCGGCGAACTCATGCAGCTTATTGTATTCGGTAATCAGCGGAAGCAGGGCTTCCGGCTCGATTTTGTCAATCTTGTTCATTACGAGAATGACCGGTGTTTTGACATCCTTGAGCTGCTCGGCAATATAGCGGTCACCTCCGCCCATGCCCTCAGAAGCATCCACCAGGAACAGTACGGCTTCCACCTCATGCAATGTGCTCATCGCCGTCTGGTTCATGTAATCGCCCAGCTTGGACTGTCTTTTATGGATACCCGGTGTGTCCAGGAATACAATCTGCGAATTGTTCGCGGTGTATACCCCGTGAATTTTATTTCTGGTGGTCTGCGGCTTGTCCGACATGATGGCGATCTTCTGTCCGATCACCTGGTTCATGAGGGTCGACTTGCCTACGTTTGGTCTGCCGATAATGGCGACAAACCCTGATTTGAATTTCATATGATCTTCCTTCCTGCTTCCTTGGCGCAAAGCCAAATTAGTTGAAAGCATCTGCTATTCCAACAACTTAATTGTATTTTGTGCAGTTATTTCAGCCTATAACTACAACTTTGCGATTTTAGCTGTATTTCGCGCAATTATTTTTGCCAATACAGGCTGTTTTTCCTACATTTAGCGAATTTAACCGCACTAACTGCAATTATAGTCTTTTGGAGCACAAATATCCGTTATTTAGCTGTACGATATGCAGTTAAGCCAGACAGCACGCAATATAACACAGTTAGTTCTGCCAGAATAGAGGCACTTATGGAGCTTCTGTGTTTTAACAGGAACTAAGAGCATTAATGGGTTCAATCCATTAATTTACCGCAGAATTACTCGGGAGCCTGCCCCTGTTCCAGATCAGTGGGGCCAAACGCGCCGGGGAGCAAGTCCCGCACGGTAGTCTCCTGAATATCGCCTCTCAGGTTGCCGAGAATGACCTTCATATCCGGTGCGCACAGCTCGACCATGACTTGGCGGCACACGCCGCAAGGAGACACCGGGCCGTCAGTATCGGCAATCACCGCAATCGCCTTGAACGTTCCAGCCTTATGGCCGTCGGCGATAGCGCGGAAAAGCGCGGTCCGCTCTGCGCAATTCGTCGGGCCGAAGGCGGCATTTTCGACATTGCAGCCATGATGAACATGGCCGTCCTGGTCCAGCAAGGCTGCCCCGACACCAAAACGGGAATAGGGGATATAGGCATTGGCCCGTGCTTTGATCGCTTCCTGTAAAAGAAGAGCAGATTCCATTGTTGTCCTCCTAAAAGTTTTATGAAGCTATGCTACATGTTTTTACTACGCAATAAAACTCGCTTCGGAAGCATACGCTTAAGTTTTGTGAGCCTATGCATCATCCGAATCGCTTCTTACAAAACTTTCTTCGGAAGCATACGCTTAAGTTTTGTAAATCCATAGAGTGAAGCTTACCGAGAGTGAAGACAATGAAAGACGGAGCGCAAAACGCGGGTCCGCCTCTCCCATAAGCTGAAGTTGTAAACTGATTATGACATAAGTCCGGTGATCCAGTCCATCACAGGATGATAAAATACGTAGATTCCCACGATGGCGGCAAAGACCGCCGTGAGCAGTACGGCCCCTGCGGCGGTGTCTTTCGCTTTTTTGGCCAAGGGATGAATCTCCGGAGAGACCAGATCGATTGTCGCTTCAATAGCTGTGTTCAGCAGCTCAGCGGCCAGAACGAGCGTAATTGCGAGCAGCAGCAGCATCCAGCTTGACGGGGGGAGTCTGAGGATGACGGCGGCAGCAAGCACGAGTACAGCCAAAGTGCTGTGCACCTTCATATTCAGCTCAGACTTGAACGCAGAGGCAATGCCGTGCGCCGCAAACCGAAAAGAGTGCCAGAATTTTTTGTGGCCTACCGCCGTATTCTTGACCATTAGCGTGTCAACCCAACCTGAGCCAGCACCTTTTCCTGTTTGGACATCATTTCGGCTTCCGAAACCGCATCCTGATGATCATAGCCCAGCAGATGCAGGAAACCGTGGACGAACAGGAAGCCCAGTTCCCGTTCCAGCGAATGGCCATATTCCAGCGCCTGCTCCTGCGCCCGGGTTACGGAGATAATGATGTCGCCCAATACATAAGGAACATCCTCTCCTTCTTCATCTTCTTCAAGAGCATATATAATTTCAGGCTCGTCTTCCCCGGTTTCGTTCATGGCAAAAGACAGCACATCCGTCGGACGGTCAATCCCCCGGTATTCCAGATTCAATTCATGAATGCGTTCGTTATTGACAAAAGTAAGATCCACTTCGCCTTCGTCAATCCCTTCCGCTTCGCCGGCCTTTTGCAAAATACTCTCCAGCAGAGTAATCAGCTCATCGCTTATTGGGTGTTCTTCCTGTTCGTTATTCCAGACGATTGCAAGGCTCATGTTGTTACGGCCCCTTCCTCTTTTTTCGGTTTTTTCACATCCTCGGGATATTCGATCCGTGAATGAAAAATCCCCATTACCGTTTCTTTCAGCGTCCGCGCAATGATATCCAGCTCCTTGATCGTCAGATCGCATTCATCAAACTGATGATCGTCCAGACGGCTCTTGATGATTTTCTCAATCATCGTCTCCACCTGTACAACTGTAGGCTTGCGGAGCGAACGGACGGCTGCTTCCACACTGTCGGCTATTCCGACTACGGCCGATTCCTTGGACTGGGCTTTTGGTCCCGGATATCTGAAGTCCTCTTCGGTGAAATCGGGCTCCACACCCTTTTCCTCAGCCAGCTTCAGTGCTTTATGATAAAAATAATGCAGGAATGTCGTGCCGTGATGCTGTTCGGCAATATCCCGGATCGGCTTCGGCAGCTTGTACTCCTTCAGCATTTCCACCCCGTCCCGGGCATGCGCCACAATGATCGACTTACTGAGCATCGGCTCAATCGAATCATGCGGATTCTCCATGTTGTTCTGGTTCTCTATGAAATAAAACGGCCGCTTGGTCTTGCCGATATCGTGATAATAAGAGCCTACCCGGCAAAGCAATCCATCTGCGCCAATCGCCTCCGCCGCCGCTTCCGACAGGTTCCCGACCATCACGCTGTGATGATAGGTTCCCGGCGTTTCCGTAAGCAGCTTGCGCAGCAGGGGATGGTTCGGATTCGACAGCTCCACCAGCTTCAGCGCCGACAAGATACCGAAGGTAGCCTCGAAGAAAGGCATCAGACCGATAACCAGCACTGCAGTCAGCAGACCGCTGGCAAAAGAGAAGCCAATCGCATATAAAGCCTGCGTCTGGTTCCAGACACCTCCGGCCAGCACATTCAGCATAAATACAGTCACGCTGCCAATCAGGGATACCATGATTCCGCCTTTCAGGAGCGTGGAGCGCTGCCCTGCACGGTGAGTGGCAAAAATAGCGACATAGCTAACGATAAGCGCAAAGAAACCGAAGGTGAAATCAAAGATCGTGTTCTGCTGCACATTGAGCATAATACTGGCAAGAATGCTGAATAAAATGGAACAGAAGTAGGCCAGCGACATATCCAGCAGCATGGTGATCAGCATCGCGCCAATCGCTACCGGCGCCAGGAAACCGACGTATGCTCGTGCATCCGTCTGCAGAAACGCAGCGAGCTTAACCGTAATAATCGTAATTATAAATACCAGCACCAGCATAAGCAGCTGGGAGTTATTATACTTGAAGCCGGAAGCTCCGCCTGAATACCGGATGAATGTAAACAGGCCAAAGGATAACAAAGCAGATAAAATCAGCAGGCCGAACTGCGGCCAGTAGTTGACTTCGTTGCTCAACAGTCCGTTGTCGTCCAGAAGGGTATACAGCTCAGGAGTGATCAGCTCCCCTTTCGCGACAAGCACATCCCCCTGCTCAATGAACACATCGGGTGTATTTTCGCGGGCCTGCACTTTCGCTTCCTTGGTTGCTTCCTCGTCGTAGAACTTGTTGCTCGTAATCACCAGCCGCACCAGTTCCTGCACCACCTCACGGGCCGTGCGCTGGCTCAGCGAACTGACGCTCACCTGCTCGGCCACCTTGGCGCGCGCGGACTGGGCATCGGTAATCTGGTCGTTCATCAGCTTGGTGACAATATCCCGGGCCACCGGCTTCATCTCGATAATGTCCTGCGAGGTCAGACGCGGAATTTTGATGTAAGTCTCTTCCGGAATAACATAAGTCTGATCCTTGATCACGGACTGCATCTCATCCAGCAGCGTATCGGAATAGGTGCCTGCATTCCGGCTGGAGGCTACAAAATTCAGAATAAAATCACTGGCCCGCTGCGGGATCTCCTCACGGTAAATCGCCGTTTTGTCACTTTGCGAGATCAGGTCATCCTGATTAAGGCGGTCGATCCGGTCCAGCAGAGAAGTTACAAGAGTGTCCGCTCTCATTGGAATAATCGCATAGCGGTTGGTCACATTCTCAGCCGCTTCTTCCTGGGCTTTTAGCTTGGCTTTGGTGTCAAGGATTTGCTTGGGTGCAGTGATTTCCTTGGCACTGTGGGTTCCCTCTTTGATGTCATACTTCTTGGGTACCAGGTCCGAGGACAGGCTGAAGTAGAAAACAAGCCCCAATAACAGGAAAAGAGCATAGCGCGTCACCGCGCTATACTTCCACCCGTTGCTATTGTATACAAATCCGCTTAATTTCGATGGTTGCTTTGAGGCCATGAAGACAGTCCCCTTTTTTATTCGAGGTTTTCGGCAGAGCGTTCATAGGCGACGATAATTTTCTGCACGAGGGAATGCCGGACTACATCCTGTTCTGCAAAATAGACAAAGCCCAGCTCATCAATGCCGGATAAAATCGTTTTGGCTTCAATCAATCCCGATTTTTTGCCGCGGGGCAGGTCGATTTGGGTCACATCCCCCGTAATCACCATCTTGGAGCCGAACCCTAGGCGGGTCAAAAACATTTTCATTTGTTCCGGAGTCGTATTCTGGGCCTCATCGAGAATGATAAAAGAATCATCCAGCGTGCGCCCGCGCATGTATGCAAGCGGAGCAATCTCAATCAGCCCGCGCTCCAGCGCTTTGGCGACCTGATCGGGGCCCATAACGTCGTATAAAGCGTCGTAGAGCGGACGGAGATATGGATCTACCTTTTCCTGCAGATCCCCTGGGAGGAAGCCCAGGCTCTCTCCCGCCTCCACTGCCGGACGCGTAAGCACTATTCGTTTCACGGACCCTTCCTTCAGCGCCGTAACGGCCAGTACCACTGCAAGATAGGTTTTGCCGGTACCGGCAGGCCCGATGCCGAAGACGATGTCCCGCTTTTTGATCGTAGTCACATAATGCTTCTGGCCGATTGTTTTGACCCGGATGGGCTTGCCGCGGAAGGTTGTCGTGATTTCACCCTTGAACAAATCAAGCAGCTGATCGGCCCGGAAATCCTTTGCCAGCTCCACCGCATACTGAATATCCCGCTCACTGAGGATATAGCCGCTGCGGATCAGGGAGAGCAGCACACCAAAAAGCTGCCCCAGCATGTCCACTTCCCGCTCCGCACCGCGAATCGTAATTTCAGCTTCACGCGAGTCAATTACAGCCGGAATCTCACTTTCGATTATTTTTAGAAAACCATCCTGCGGGCCGAACAGGGATTGCGCTTCTCCCGCATTTTGCAAAGATATACGAATGCTTGCAGTCTGTTCTGACAAGTAGCCTCATTCTCCTCAGTTGTTTACTATTGGAAGTTCTTGCGTAATTCTCTCTTCCACTTCAAAGAGCACTTTCATATAAACTTTACCATTCTCTTTCTTCTCATGCAAAATTTTTTGACTTTTAATAACGCTGTCTGTGCCGTAACGGGCCAGAATATCATTCTTCGCCCGCGTAATCCCTTCCTCGCGTGCAGCCTCGGGCGTCAATGTTTCGGCAGTATCCAGGACCTCCATTTCCTTCTCGGTCAGCAGCCCCAGCGGCAGCTGAAAAGAACGCCAGGTCAGCGGATCATGCTCCGTCAGTGTACGCGATTCCGCAAAGTCTGCTTTACCGTAACCCCATAACTGGACCGCCCATTTGCCCAGCACCAGATAGGTGCGGTCCTTCCGCTCTCCTGTATATGAGCTTCTTGTCCGGTTCAGTGGCACCTCTATATTGTATTCGTGCCAGACCAGGCCTTTCACCTCGCCTTTGGCAACGACATATTCCATATTTTCTTCATCCCCAATCGCACCGGAGATCAGGATCTGCCCTTTTTTGACCCGGGTGTTGCGGGTTACCACCGGCCTGCCCTGCTCCGCGTAGATTTCGGTCACCACCGCATCCGTCCTGCTGATCAGGTGGCGTTTGCTGAGCAGCGGCTTGTTCTCCGGCTGGTCGGATTCAACAATATGGATTTTTACGCTCGTCCCCGTCCGCTGTACCCCAACCCAGGAGACACCCGGAAGCGTTGAGGTCAGCTTTTTGGAGAGCTTGTCCGGATCATCCATGCGCCAAATCCACTGGAAAGGATATACCCCCTCATGGCGTGCAGCCTGCAGAATATCCTCGGAGTTAATCCGGTCATTCCCTTCAATCTGGACAGTCCATATCATCGAAGACAGCAGCACCAGGCCAATGCCGAACAACAGCAATCCTGCAGCAAAAAACTTCCGTTTCCACAGCTTGGCCGCATTAAAGGGCAGCCCGTTTCTGGCCGTGACACGGGTGCGGCAGCCTGTCTTTTTCAAGAGCGGCCGAAGGGCAAAAAAGTCATCCAGCAGCAGGTTCAGGGAAGCGCCGTCCCCGGCAGGCCTCACATCCCAGATGACGATGTCCGCTTCAGTAACAGCATTGATAAACTTTTCCACCTGCGGTCCCGTCACATGCAGTGTAACGAACCCCCGCAGTGATGCCAAAGGCGGCTGCTTCATGAGTTCTCCTCGCTTCCCTTATATCTGATCTCCCCGATAATCCCCTCTACTGCCAGCTCCTGGCCCAGAATATTCCGGATCACAAGCCCCTCGCCGGAGATTTCCAGCGAGCCGTTCACTAACGCAAGCCTCAGCTGCTCGGAAGAAAAATGCAGCACGCCGCGGTGGTTCTCAATATACAGTTCTTTATTGCCGATCAGGGTGATTCGGGGCAGCTCCTGCAGCACATCCTGCGGAAGATCCAGTACCCCGTTTGTCCATCCCCGCAGCCTGCGGCCAATACGGGTCATAAGTAGACTTCTCCCCCTTCCTGCCTTCTGTACACCTTATGCGGGAACGCTATTGTTTATGAATTAGGCGGGAACACTCGTGACTTAAATCGCAACCTTGTTCAAAAACAACAAAGGTGTCCCAAGCAGCGGCAAGAAACAGCTGCTTGGGACACCCTTGTAATGATACCTTATCCCCGGAGTCAACCGGGGCTTTAGAACCACAAAACTCTCATCAGGCCGGTCAGATCTGCCTGCGGTTAGAACGGGGCTGCCGGGAACGTGGCGGACCCAGTATCTCCGCCCATATGAGCCCCTCCCGCAGCGCATTGCGGTCAGCGGCAAATTCACGGCTGCCGGCAGGACTGGAATCAGGCCGGGCCCCTTTTTCTCCCGAGTCCGCACCGGCTGCAGCCCCGTCAAAATGCAGATGCAGCCGCTCCAATTCACGCTGCATCCGCTCGGCACGGGCCTGTACCCCATCCTCTTCACCGGCTTGCTCCAGCGAAAGGCCTTCGCCGGTTTCATAGTCGGGAGAGGGGCGCTCCGAAGACTCCGGCCAAGCCGGAGAGGCGTCATAATCCGCCTCAGCGCAGGACGCGGCAGGCTGGCCCGGGTACGGGGTACTGCCTCCGGGAGCAGGGAATCCGCTGCGCTTATTGGTGTCCCCGTATTCCGGCTCGCGCTTCGCACGCCGGCCGGGATTCAGGGGATATCCGCCCCCTCCACCGAAGGTTGGCATTCCCCCGCGCGGAGCGGCCCCCCCTTTATTTTTACCCGCCTTGTTCAGGCTGGAAATGATTGCGATGATGATAATCGCGGCTACGTAGATCAGGCTGCCCATGGGAACTCACATCCCCTTATTTATTGGTTGGACGGCTGCTGTCGTCACCATCATTTAGTTTGCCGAGCGAACCGCGCATTTGGGTGTCAGCTTCAATATTTTTGAGGTTCATGTAATCCATGACCCCAAGCTTGCCGGAGCGCAGCGCTTCCGCCATTGCCAGCGGCACCTGAGATTCGGATTCGACGACAAGCGCCTTCATCTCAACGACGCGGGCCTTCATTTCCTGTTCATGCGCGACCGCCATCGCTCTGCGCTCTTCAGCTTTGGCCTGGGCAATGCGTTTGTCTGCCTCAGCCTGTTCCGTTTGCAGGTAAGCACCGATATTTTTGCCCACATCAACGTCAGCTATATCGATGGAAAGAATCTCAAAAGCGGTTCCGGAATCAAGCCCTTTGGACAAAACCGTCCGCGAGATGGAATCGGGATTCTCCAGCACGTCTTTATGGGTGCTGCTCGAACCTACGGTTGTTACAATCCCTTCGCCGACACGGGCGATAATCGTTTCTTCACCGGCACCGCCGACGAGACGGTCGATATTGGCCCGTACAGTCACTCTCGCCTTCACCTTGACCTCGATGCCGTTTTTGGCAACAGCGGCTACAATCGGCGTCTCAATAACCCGTGGATTAACACTCATCTGCACAGCCAGCAGCACATCGCGTCCGGCCAGATCAATCGCAGCCGCTCGCGTGAATTCCAGCGGAATATCGGCACGCTGTGCAGCGATCAGCGCATTGACGACCCGGTCGACGTTACCGCCCGCCAGATAATGGCTCTCAAGCTGATTGATGTTCACACCCAGCCCCGCCTTGGTGGCCTTGATCAGCGGATTGACGATCCGGCTTGGCGTAACCCGCCGCAGTCTCATCGCCACCAGGGTTATAATACTGATTCTTACACCCGCAGCCCAAGCTGAAACCCACAGCATAACCGGGAAAAAACTGAAAAACACACTCAGCACGATAATCACAACAACCGCGATCAGCAAAATAGTAATTGTTGACGCTTCAATCATACCTCTTCCGACCTCCGTTACAATTTGTATTCCGTTCTCCTACTCCGCTGCTTCCTTCACGACCACACGCCCGCCTTCGACTTTGATCACAGAAATGGAAGCTCCTGCGGCAATAAAAGAGCCCTCAGTAACCACATCTACCCGCTCACCATTCAGACTGGCTGTGCCGGCCGGGCGGAGCGGTGTGATACTGATGCCTGAGGCTCCGACCAGACTTAGCTTCTCCAGCACGGGAACAAATCCCTGCTCCTTGGTAAGACTGTCCTGTAAAATAAACCTGTTCCAGATCCCCCGCTCCTTAAAAGTGACTGCAACTATCGCAATAACCACAGCCGCTGCGGCAAAAGCAATGCCCAGGCTGAACAATGCATGCGTATAGTTGTAAGCAGCCCTCACTACGCCTGCTACGAGGAATACTGAGCCAAGCAGTCCAAGTATGCCAAAGCTCGGCACAAACAGCTCCAGAACCAGCATGACAAGTCCAAGAATGAACAGCAGCCAGGTTTCGGAACCGGCAAACCCTGCCACATAGTTGCCGAAGAAATACAGCGCAAAAGCCAATGTGCCAATGATCCCCGGAACGCCGAAGCCCGGCACCAGCATTTCGATGACAATTCCCGCTATACCGACGAAGAGCAGAATCGTCATCACAATCGGATTTGTCAGAAAATGCGACATTTTTTCCGCACCGGTGTGCTCTACTCGAAAAATGTCGTCTGTTGAATAGCCCAGCGAGGTGATGGCCTCCTCAGGTGTACTGGCGATGCTGTCTGCGTAACCGGCTTTGAGCGCTTCATCGCTGCTAAGGGCGATAATCTGGCCATGTGCCTTGTTCACACCAAGCTCAGGCTTGTTCACCACAATATTTTTATCCATCATTCCGGCGGCTATTTCCGGGTCACGCCCGTTCAGCTCAGCGGCACCGACCATTTTTGCTTTCCAGTAGGATACCAGCTTGGCATCGTCCACACTGCCGCCTTTGCCGTCCACCAGGGAAGCCGCACCGATCATGCTGCCCGGCTTCATGATGATGCTGCCCGCATTCAGTGCTATGTAACTGCCTGCTGAAGCCGCATCGCCGTTAATGAAAGCAGCAGTCGGAATTGTACTGTCGCGCACCATCATGCCGATCTGCTCGGCCGAGCTCACCAGCCCCCCTGGGGTATCAATTTCCAGCAGAATCAGGACAGCTCCGTAGTTCGCCGCCTCCTGAAACCCGCGCGCAAGAAAGCTCTGCAGCCCCCGCTCGATCTCCTGATCAACCGGTATGATAAATACCGGACCGCTCTTAGGTTCTGCCGGACCCGTTCCCGGTGCGCGGGGTGCAGTGTTATCGGCGCTGACCCTCCCCGCCATAGGCAACAAAAACAGCATCAGAAAAAGCAGGGAAATACCCGCTGCAGCCATTTTTCGAAATCCGTTCAAGGACTCCTCTCCCTTCCTCCCCAATTTCCAGCCCATAATGCTATAGTACGCCCTGCAGGCCTAAGCGTTTCATAAACGAAACCAGACAGAACAGCGGAAAAAGGGATACAGTATATGCCTATCCTATACTGTATCCCTAAAATAATCCGATAAACATATCCATAAATATCTCATGTTCATCTGAAGCTTCCAAGTTATTTCTCAATAAAATGAAAAACACCCCTTATCAAAGGGGTGCTAGCGTTATATTATTGCAGAAATTGCAGAACCGCCTGGTTCACGAGTTTACCATCGGCGCGACCTTTGACCTTAGGCATCAGTGCGCTCATCACCTTACCCATTTCACTTTTCGAAGAAGCACCGGTTTCCTGGATGGTCTGCTGTACAATTACTTTAATTTCTTCTTCGGAAAGCTGATCTGGAAGGTATTTCATGATAATCTCGATTTCTGCCTTCGTACTCGCGGCAAGCTCGTCGCGACCCGCTGATTCAAATTCTTGGAGGGCATCTTTGCGCTGTTTGAT
This genomic interval carries:
- a CDS encoding diacylglycerol kinase family protein; translated protein: MVKNTAVGHKKFWHSFRFAAHGIASAFKSELNMKVHSTLAVLVLAAAVILRLPPSSWMLLLLAITLVLAAELLNTAIEATIDLVSPEIHPLAKKAKDTAAGAVLLTAVFAAIVGIYVFYHPVMDWITGLMS
- the glyQ gene encoding glycine--tRNA ligase subunit alpha, translating into MNFQQMILTLQQFWSAQNCILVQPYDTEKGAGTMNPMTFLRSLGPEPWKVAYVEPSRRPSDGRYGENPNRLYQHHQFQVIIKPSPDNIQELYLDSLKALGVDPLLHDIRFVEDNWENPSLGCAGLGWEVWLDGMEITQFTYFQQVGGIETSPVAVEITYGMERLASYIQEKENVFDLEWVGGMTYGDVFHQPEVEHSTYTFEVSDVKMLFTLFNTYEEEARRAMEQHLVFPAYDYVLKCSHTFNLLDARGAISVTERTGFITRVRNLARTVAATYLEEREKLGFPLLKKEGADLV
- the era gene encoding GTPase Era, giving the protein MKFKSGFVAIIGRPNVGKSTLMNQVIGQKIAIMSDKPQTTRNKIHGVYTANNSQIVFLDTPGIHKRQSKLGDYMNQTAMSTLHEVEAVLFLVDASEGMGGGDRYIAEQLKDVKTPVILVMNKIDKIEPEALLPLITEYNKLHEFAEIVPISAKLGSNVNTLLDQVVKYLPEGPQYYPEDQITDHPEQFVCAELIREKILHLTREEVPHSIAVAIEDMRVESNGVVHVSAVIFVERDSQKGIIIGKQGAMLKEVGRRARTDIENLLGSKIFLELWVKVKKDWRNQERVLRDLGFHKDL
- a CDS encoding HD family phosphohydrolase is translated as MASKQPSKLSGFVYNSNGWKYSAVTRYALFLLLGLVFYFSLSSDLVPKKYDIKEGTHSAKEITAPKQILDTKAKLKAQEEAAENVTNRYAIIPMRADTLVTSLLDRIDRLNQDDLISQSDKTAIYREEIPQRASDFILNFVASSRNAGTYSDTLLDEMQSVIKDQTYVIPEETYIKIPRLTSQDIIEMKPVARDIVTKLMNDQITDAQSARAKVAEQVSVSSLSQRTAREVVQELVRLVITSNKFYDEEATKEAKVQARENTPDVFIEQGDVLVAKGELITPELYTLLDDNGLLSNEVNYWPQFGLLILSALLSFGLFTFIRYSGGASGFKYNNSQLLMLVLVFIITIITVKLAAFLQTDARAYVGFLAPVAIGAMLITMLLDMSLAYFCSILFSILASIMLNVQQNTIFDFTFGFFALIVSYVAIFATHRAGQRSTLLKGGIMVSLIGSVTVFMLNVLAGGVWNQTQALYAIGFSFASGLLTAVLVIGLMPFFEATFGILSALKLVELSNPNHPLLRKLLTETPGTYHHSVMVGNLSEAAAEAIGADGLLCRVGSYYHDIGKTKRPFYFIENQNNMENPHDSIEPMLSKSIIVAHARDGVEMLKEYKLPKPIRDIAEQHHGTTFLHYFYHKALKLAEEKGVEPDFTEEDFRYPGPKAQSKESAVVGIADSVEAAVRSLRKPTVVQVETMIEKIIKSRLDDHQFDECDLTIKELDIIARTLKETVMGIFHSRIEYPEDVKKPKKEEGAVTT
- the cdd gene encoding cytidine deaminase, which produces MESALLLQEAIKARANAYIPYSRFGVGAALLDQDGHVHHGCNVENAAFGPTNCAERTALFRAIADGHKAGTFKAIAVIADTDGPVSPCGVCRQVMVELCAPDMKVILGNLRGDIQETTVRDLLPGAFGPTDLEQGQAPE
- a CDS encoding YqzL family protein; its protein translation is MRDFSWKYFAMTGDVDAYLLYKQAADPLEGSLELPAEEEKVLDEEAQ
- the recO gene encoding DNA repair protein RecO, whose translation is MLYRVEGIVIRSMDYGEGNAIITLCTENAGKVGVLVRGAKKVKSRHAALIQLFTAGEYVFFRNNGGLGTLNAGEITKSHHPLREDLVKAAYASYACELLDRVLHDEETGSFWFRQLTACLNALEEDKEPGIIINVFEMKILQAAGYGPQLDNCIVCGLDKPDEELRVSPRLGGVLCRSCRHNDPPAMEISPRALKLLRLFAALDLTRLGNVNVKEGTRAELKKIMRAFMDHQLGLKLKSQNFLDQLDKYNI
- the ybeY gene encoding rRNA maturation RNase YbeY, translating into MSLAIVWNNEQEEHPISDELITLLESILQKAGEAEGIDEGEVDLTFVNNERIHELNLEYRGIDRPTDVLSFAMNETGEDEPEIIYALEEDEEGEDVPYVLGDIIISVTRAQEQALEYGHSLERELGFLFVHGFLHLLGYDHQDAVSEAEMMSKQEKVLAQVGLTR